One part of the Psychrilyobacter piezotolerans genome encodes these proteins:
- a CDS encoding NUDIX hydrolase: protein MDIIDQIKNYEPYNEQERHDKIGILKYLEREKNIFSRDNKIAHMTASAWVVNKDRSKVVMIYHNIYDSWSWMGGHADGEKDLFTVAIKEVKEESGLNNIIPVSRDIFSLEILTVDGHIKNGEYISSHLHLNITYLFEANEKEILTVKADENSGVEWFGLEESIERSTEAWFKERIYAKLNKKLSELF, encoded by the coding sequence TGGATATAATAGATCAAATAAAAAATTATGAACCATATAATGAACAGGAAAGACATGACAAAATAGGAATATTGAAATATTTAGAAAGGGAAAAGAATATTTTTAGCAGAGACAATAAAATAGCACATATGACGGCATCTGCATGGGTTGTAAATAAAGATAGAAGTAAAGTCGTGATGATCTATCATAATATTTATGATTCATGGTCCTGGATGGGGGGTCATGCTGACGGAGAAAAAGATCTATTCACTGTAGCCATTAAGGAGGTTAAGGAAGAGAGCGGCCTCAATAATATTATACCTGTATCAAGAGATATCTTTTCCCTTGAAATACTCACAGTAGATGGACATATAAAAAATGGAGAATATATTTCTTCCCATTTACATTTAAATATAACATACTTATTTGAAGCAAATGAAAAAGAAATTTTGACTGTAAAAGCAGATGAAAATAGCGGAGTAGAATGGTTTGGATTAGAAGAGTCCATAGAGAGATCTACAGAAGCCTGGTTTAAAGAAAGGATCTATGCAAAACTTAATAAAAAATTAAGTGAGTTATTTTAA